The following proteins are co-located in the Neodiprion virginianus isolate iyNeoVirg1 chromosome 6, iyNeoVirg1.1, whole genome shotgun sequence genome:
- the LOC124307635 gene encoding heart- and neural crest derivatives-expressed protein 2-like — translation MAAMLDGYVNQLDNYYAHNQCFQPNAYTVPAHRQGGSAVVPAMDCHAVPDSSYWSPMDATGISGGSSGSGSPGTSDTPPCLEELGITDPPAAFHLHTYHNQSHVVASHNHYGVGYHDQVVDGQIREDYAPCSTSAGQGSSFSLGTPVRPVKRRNTANKKERRRTQSINNAFADLRDCIPNVPADTKLSKIKTLRLACSYIGYLTAVLDSDEPPATFRAELVPGSRRSKQSGVDQSQEAISQEPVEETRRTKGRTGWPQHVWALELKQEQPPGL, via the exons ATGGCTGCCATGTTGGACGGATACGTTAACCAGCTCGATAATTATTACGCCCATAATCAGTGTTTTCAACCAAACGCTTATACCGTACCTGCGCATCGCCAAG GTGGAAGCGCCGTTGTTCCAGCCATGGACTGTCACGCCGTTCCCGATAGTTCTTACTGGAGTCCGATGGACGCGACGGGAATATCCGGGGGCAGTTCCGGCTCCGGAAGTCCGGGCACTTCGGACACTCCACCGTGCCTGGAGGAGCTCGGGATAACGGATCCCCCGGCGGCGTTTCACCTCCACACCTATCACAACCAGAGCCACGTCGTAGCCTCGCACAATCATTACGGCGTCGGGTACCACGACCAGGTCGTCGATGGTCAAATCCGGGAGGACTACGCCCCCTGCTCAACATCGGCGGGTCAGGGTTCGTCCTTCAGCCTCGGGACCCCGGTGAGACCGGTCAAGAGGAGGAACACTGCCAACAAAAAGGAGAGACGACGCACGCAGAGTATAAACAACGCTTTCGCCGACCTCAGAGATTGCATTCCCAACGTCCCGGCCGACACCAAATTGTCCAAGATCAAAACTCTGAGGCTCGCTTGCTCCTACATCGGCTACCTCACAGCGGTCCTGGACAGCGACGAACCTCCGGCCACCTTCAGGGCGGAACTCGTACCCGGCAGCAGGCGGTCCAAGCAATCCGGG GTTGATCAAAGTCAGGAAGCGATATCTCAAGAACCTGTTGAGGAAACGAGGCGTACGAAAGGAAGAACGGGATGGCCTCAGCACGTCTGGGCCTTGGAATTAAAGCAAGAACAGCCTCCGGGATTATAG
- the LOC124307640 gene encoding PBAN-type neuropeptides-like yields the protein MILFTKHFSVCTSIALLVTCVTAEYDTRETELNGGRLPEENSMCSGTSCAKRSPLNGAAGSMWFGPRLGRRRRSDERLEMDPEETNAIADVINGAPWALVSIPGGKRHALQVFTPRLGRELGENYGFNSLVGDQDGNQDDMEQRSPPFAPRLGRRLPFAPSPRLGRELRALFQKV from the exons ATGATCCTCTTCACCAAGCATTTCTCTGTCTGTACGAGCATTGCTCTCCTCGTCACCTGCGTCACGGCCGAATACG acACCAGGGAAACCGAATTAAATGGCGGCCGATTGCCGGAAGAGAACAGCATGTGCTCGGGAACCAGCTGCGCAAAGCGAAGTCCCCTGAACGGTGCTGCTGGCTCAATGTGGTTCGGGCCGCGTCTCGGCCGCAGGCGAAGATCCGACGAGAGGCTGGAGATGGATCCGGAGGAGACGAACGCCATAGCCGACGTGATAAACGGTGCGCCCTGGGCCTTGGTTTCCATCCCAG GAGGAAAACGTCACGCTCTGCAGGTCTTCACACCGAGATTGGGAAGGGAATTGGGCGAGAATTACGGGTTCAATTCGCTGGTCGGCGACCAGGACGGGAATCAGGACGACATGGAGCAGCGTTCTCCACCTTTCGCGCCGCGTCTTGGACGCCGTCTTCCTTTCGCACCTTCGCCGCGTCTCGGTCGCGAGCTTCGAGCACTTTTCCAGAAGGTCTAG
- the LOC124307637 gene encoding la-related protein 1-like, which yields MKYYKHAEKLYVESKLQEYVSKFKSIEDFRVVEPQINEMLQGFSGNLRSQAMKRRNRSVSESAGGGEASPTSRVRRLSGGSSTVTLSTNSSNTNNHKRSDSVNLSQYRNRAESFGSGRLGRTKRRNDSASNSQRDLTKQQQPRSRHNSGSFTRPQEVAKVQSRLSVKSEQPKPSVSKPETASVSQK from the exons atgaaatattataagcATGCTGAAAAACTCTACGTTGAATCCAAACTACAGGAGTATGTTTCAAAGTTCAAAAGTATTGAGGATTTCAGAGTAGTTGAG CCGCAAATAAACGAGATGCTCCAAGGATTTAGTGGAAATCTACGAAGCCAAGCTATGAAAAGGAGAAACAGAAGCGTGTCTGAAAGCGCTGGTGGCGGAGAAGCATCCCCTACTAGTCGAGTACGACGTTTATCCGGTGGTTCGAGTACTGTGACACTTTCTACCAATTCTAGTAATACTAACAATCACAAACGGTCAGATTCCGTAAATCTGTCGCAGTATCGAAATAGGGCAGAATCTTTTGGTTCGGGTAGATTGGGTCGTACCAAAAGACGAAACGATTCTGCATCTAACAGTCAACGTGATCTCACCAAGCAGCAACAACCCAGGAGTCGACACAATTCTGGCTCTTTTACTAGACCCCAAGAAGTAGCTAAAGTTCAGTCAAGATTATCCGTTAAATCTGAGCAACCTAAGCCCAGTGTTTCTAAACCTGAGACAGCGTCAGTcagtcaaaaataa